The nucleotide window TCATTTCCATGGAAGCCAGAAGAGATGGAAAATTCAAAGAACAGGATGCATAAAATTCAGGTGTAACGCTATATATGCACGGCAGGTACATGATATTGGATTCATTTGATTTGTCCGGCCCATGCTTTTTGGAAACACAGGTTACAAAACTAACATTGAGATCTCTTTTTACAATCTGTTCTCTAAAGTTGTTCAAAGTGACTGACACACCGTTGAGATCATTTATCGTATCTGAAAACCATAAAACCTTTTTATCAGATAATGTATCGTTTCCATTGCATTTTTTTTTTAATGAAAGAATCATATCCCTGTCCTGCGACAGGTGACGCAAAGATGAGAAAAAAGGAAAACTTACAAACAAAGCAGGAAGGGCAGACATTAAGTTTTTAAATAATTTTCCAATATCGCCTTTGGAAAAATCATTTACAAATGATTCCAGCAGCATTTTGAAAAATTCGTCCAGCAATTGTCCCATGCTGTGATAGATACTTTCTATTTTGGTTTCCATATCCAAATGTTTATTATGGGACCAATTGTGCAAATCTTCAAAAAATTTTAAAATAATTTTATCTTTTATTTGTTTGCCCTTTTTGATTTTTCTTAACGTGATCCATTTTTTCAAACGGCTTTGCCGGTCTTCAAATACAACGTCATTAAAAAAAGACATTATCCCGCCGGGAGAGTTTTTCCGCCCATTAGAAGAATAATCACAAAAAATTTTATAAATTGAAAAGGCAAAAGATTTATAATCATTGCACCTGCCCTTGAAATATGTTTTTTTGTCTTTAATCTGTGCAATAAAATGTTTTTTTGACACAGCACCATTGCTGACTGTGGCTGTCAGGCCTATAAACAGTCCTGCATGGTCATCTGAACCACCGGTAAATCCTTTTATCCACGGAGTATCACTAATGGGTTTTATCTTGTGCTTTTCAGACAAATCCTTAATCATATCCTGGGTTAAATTTTCTAAAACGCCCTTCCATATTTCATTATAATGTCTGTTTCTGGCACCATTTAACCCTTCAAAAACATCAAACAAAAGAATCAATTTTTCAAGAATCTCAATACTCAATTTTTGATTAACATTATAAAATCCATGAGCAACAGAGTAAGCAATATCCTGAGCCTTTAAATAATCTCTAAAAAAATAAATATTATGGCGTATCGCCTCTATATTTAAAAATTCCTCTGGTGTGATATCAAATACAAGAACATGAATTTTACAATTATTTTCCGGAAAATATGTCGTAACTTCCACGCTTAAAAAAGTATCATCCGGATATTTTTGGATCAGCTCAAGTCCGCCCTCAATGGTGTTATGATCCGTTACTGTAACAAAATCCATTTTGTTTTGTTTTGCAATTTTATACAAAGTGTCAATATCAGTATAAGATTCTCGTGCGTTTACTTTTTTTAAAAACCATTCCGAAGGTCTTTTCGATGCTTTTGAATGGACATGAAGATCTGCTATCATTTTTCCTCCTGAAGCCGCAATTTATTAAATTCAACTACTTTTAAAAAAAACATATGAGAATTGAATTAAGAAATCATTTTAAATTGATAAAACCTGGAATAAACTATTGTTCTTCCTTTTTTCTTACTTTATAAATTATGTCTTGTGATTGAATTGTTCGTAAGTTTTTAACCAAACAGGATTATACCATTGAAGCTGACTTGAATACCCTGACCGGGAAATCAGGTGAGAATAGAAAAGGTATTATTATAGACAAAAAAAATGAAAGACAAAAAACATAGTGAATTGCAATCAGGTCTGATTTTCTTTTGCTGTTTTATCGCTATGCTGATATGGGGGTTGACCTTAAACCAGCTTCATAAAAGTAAAAATTTTCTTTTACATAACCTGAAACGGGAACAAAACAACATAATCGGTATACTTACAGAAAATATGTTTCAGGCTTTGGAGCAAAAGAGGCCCATTGAACTGCTCGCCCAGAAATGGTTTTCCGATCACCAGCAAAAATCCTTGAACGATATTACCAACTTTATTAACGGAGAACGTACCTTCAACAGAGTCGTTCTTTATAGACTATCAGGAGAAACGTTTTATCAATCCTCACCCCTTCAGCTCCCCCCAGAAAATCAGGAGCATATCAAGTACCATATTAATGAGATGGCGATTAATCATAAAGCAATGATCCTTAATTGCCAGATTGATTCCATGAAAACTTCCTGGCAAATGCCAATATTATTTCCACTGAAACAAGGAAAAAACATACAAGGAGCAATGCTTCTTGAGTTGGATATCGGATATATTCTTAATCTTTTCCGGGATATTGATATAGGCAAAAAAGGAAACATTACCATCTTCAACAAGCAGTGCAAAAAGCTTATTCGCTTTGAAAACGGTGGCCTGATCATTGAAAGCTCATTGTCTGAAAAACCGACGGTTGCTTACATGCAAAACGTTTCCGGCTCAAAAATTTTACAATTTCCCGGTCAGGAAGAATACTGTTTATCCTACAAACATGTCAGGAACTATCCTTTCATTATTACCGTCAGCCAGGAATTGAAAGAATTTTTTTCAAGTTTTTATCAAAATACAAAACAACAGATTTGGAGCCTTTCGATTCTCACATGTTTCTGTTTTATCGGCCTTTGGCTTTTATGCAAAATGATAAACAAAAAGCAGCAATATCTGATTGAGCTGAAGGCTTCCAATGCAAAAAACAATGAGCTGATCGTACAACTGGAGCAAAAACATCAGACTGCCGTTAACGAAGCATCTTTCGACCCTTTAACAGGTCTTTATAACAGGCGTCTGTTTATTTCCCTGGCAAAAAAAAACCTGGCCCTGGGCAAGCGTAACTCGTTTGTTTATGCCATCCTTTTCATTGATCTGGATAGATTTAAATCCATAAATGACACCCTGGGACATCTCATCGGGGATTTGCTGCTTAAGGCAGTTGCAGAACGTCTGGTCGATTGCACACGCAAATCGGATATTGTTGCCCGTTTTGGAGGAGATGAGTTTGTTGTCATGCTGGCCAATCTGGAAACAGAACAAAACATTTCTCCTATTGCCGAAAAAATTATCACTGTTGTTTCAGAACCCTTTAAAAATATTGACGGACACCTGGTTACAACCAGTCCAAGCATTGGTATCTCCATATTCCCCAGCGACGGTGAAGATATAGAATCCCTGCTTGAAAATGCAGATGCTGCCATGTACAACTCAAAACGTTCCGGGCGAGGACTCTACAGTTTCTTTGATACAAGTCTCAACACCGTTTCCATCCAGGATCTTGGACTGGAACAGCGCATGCCGTCGGCCATTGCCAATAATGAATTTATACTGCACTATCAGCCGATCATAAGGCTTACAGACTTCCGTGTTGTTGGGCTGGAAGCCTTGATCCGCTGGCAGCACCCTGATTATCATCTTGTATACCCATCCGACTTTATCAAAACCGCAGAAGATACCGATTTAATTACAACACTTGACAACTGGGTACTTGAGGCTGCCTGTCAACAGATAGTCAAATGGCGTTCCGCAGGGTTGAAAGTTGTGCCGGTGGCTGTGAATGTTTCTCCCGTACTGCTGAAAAGCAAAAAATATCCCGATCTTTTTTTCGAAACCCTCAGCCGCAATCAGCTATTACCGGAAAATATTACTATCGAAGTCACACGAACTGCCTTTATTGAGGGAAAAAACAACGTCATTGAAAACCTGGAAATCTTTTTATCCAAAGGCGTAAGAATTTCACTGGATAACTTTGGCAACGGCAATGGCAACGGGATTTCCAATCTAAATCGTATCAGCTCACTTCCCATAAGAACCCTTAAAATAGACCGCCGTTTTATTCAGAAAATTCGAAATAATTTCAATGACAACTCCATTATTTTATCAACAATTGTTCTTGCAAAAAAGCTTAATTTGACTGTTGTTGCTACAGGGATAGAAACCCATGAGCAGCTTGTCAATCTTAAAGTTGCAGGTTGCGATCAGGTGCAAGGCTATTTTTTCAGCCGTCCGGTTCCTGAAAGACAAATCCGTGAATTCCTCATCTCACCATTAAGGAGTATACCAGCATGAAAAACTTTTTTATTATATTCTTAATCTTTTTTGGTTTATTATTTTTTCATAAAACTTCCCCTGCTTTTGAGTCATCTGATGCTGATAACACAACCAAAACACCTCTATCTTTTTCATTGATTCCCAAAAAAAACATAGATCAGCAAATATCAAATCTGGCTCCCCTGTTTCAATTGTTGGAAGAAAAACTTTACAGACCAATTAAAATCATCCGTCCCCATTCCTACCAAGCCGTTATAGAGGGTATTCTTTCACATACCATTGATTTTGCGATTTTAGGACCGGCATCATATGCCAAGGCAAGAGCAAGGGATAACCGTGTGGATGCCTTTGCCTCCTTTACCACTAAAAAAGGTTTTACAACCCCACAGGGAAGCTATTACCATTCTATTCTTTTTACGCTTAGACATACGGGATGTGACACTATTGAAAAACTGAAAGGGAAAAAAATCGCCCTAACTGACCCGGCAAGCACCTCTGGTGCCATAATTCCGAATATGGTATTTTCCAAGCATATTGGACAGCCGCTGCAAACCTTCTTCGGTACACATGTTTACACAGGTTCTCATGACCGCTCCATCAAGGCAATTGCAAACGGATTTGTTGACGCAGCTTTTGTTGCGTCTGTCCGAATAGATGAAGCTGTTCAAAAAAAGCTTATACCCCCCGATCAAATTGTAATTCTGTGGCGTTCCAACCCAATTCATTATGATCCTTTTGTATTTGGCGGCAGCGTCAATGAGCCATTAAGGACTCAACTCAAAAACATTATACTGTCGTCAGCATCACCTCAACTGGAGCAGATGTTAAATAACATGCAACTGACCGGAATTGAGAAAGTCTGCAATGAAGATTATCAGGCCATCCATGATATCATTGCCGTACAGACACAAAAAAACAAATAACCGATTACCTGTGACCGGCAGCGGTGTTCAGATCTTAATTTTCCTCATAGAATCCAAAACAAACATTAAGACAATTCAAACCTGACATTAATCCTATCCTCATTTTTTATCAATATAGTAACATCGGGAGTGCTGGCAAATAACAAATTTGATAAAACTGCATGCAAATTAGGAGAACAATAAGGAAAGGTTATGCACATCAATCAATGCACTGATGAAACAGATGAACTATATGAAATAGATGAAGGCAACATAATTCCGTTGGAGCAGCTTGAACAAATTAGAGAATACTTGTTTTTAAGTACAAATCAATTATCAGAATCAGTCTGCCAAAAATCAGAGTTCAAACAAATTGTATTAAAGCAAAAACAATCTGAAGATCAATTAATATTGTATAAAGATCATCTTGAAGAACAGATAGTTGAATTAAAAAAGGCCAATCAAATCCTTAAAAAAGAAATTGATCATGCAAACAAAATAGAACAAGAATTAAAAAAAAGAATGAGAACCGAGATTAAAGAAAAAAAAACACTTGAAAGCGAATGTCGGGAAATGGAATCAATGCTGCGGCAATCGCAAAAGATGGAGGCCATTGGTACGCTTGCAGGTGGTATTGCCCATGATTTTAATAATATCTTATTTCCAGTCATTGGGTTTGCCCAGATGATTGATCAAGACCTGCCCCATGACAACCCCATGAAAAGTCAAATCAAAGGAATTTTAAACGGAGCATGCCGTGCAAAAGAGCTTGTCCAACAAATTTTAACATTCAGCAGGCAGACAGACAAAGAATATCACCCCCTCAAAGTACAATTAATTATAAAAGAACTTTTAAAATTTTCAAGGGCCACCCTGCCTGCCAGCATCAAAATTTTCACGGATATCCCCAATGATGTGGGTATGGTAATGGCAGATCCGACCCAGGTTCATCAAATTGTAATGAATTTGATCACCAACGCTTTGCATGCAATGGAAGAAAAAGGCGGAGAGCTGACGGTTAAACTCAGAGAAGTTGATTTAAAAAAAAATGCGGTTCCTTCACCGGATCTTGCACCTGGTTCATACATTTGCCTTGAAGTAACCGACACGGGTATCGGGATGGATGAAATCACAGTAAAAAGAATTTTTGAACCTTATTTTA belongs to Desulfobacula toluolica Tol2 and includes:
- a CDS encoding glycosyltransferase; protein product: MIADLHVHSKASKRPSEWFLKKVNARESYTDIDTLYKIAKQNKMDFVTVTDHNTIEGGLELIQKYPDDTFLSVEVTTYFPENNCKIHVLVFDITPEEFLNIEAIRHNIYFFRDYLKAQDIAYSVAHGFYNVNQKLSIEILEKLILLFDVFEGLNGARNRHYNEIWKGVLENLTQDMIKDLSEKHKIKPISDTPWIKGFTGGSDDHAGLFIGLTATVSNGAVSKKHFIAQIKDKKTYFKGRCNDYKSFAFSIYKIFCDYSSNGRKNSPGGIMSFFNDVVFEDRQSRLKKWITLRKIKKGKQIKDKIILKFFEDLHNWSHNKHLDMETKIESIYHSMGQLLDEFFKMLLESFVNDFSKGDIGKLFKNLMSALPALFVSFPFFSSLRHLSQDRDMILSLKKKCNGNDTLSDKKVLWFSDTINDLNGVSVTLNNFREQIVKRDLNVSFVTCVSKKHGPDKSNESNIMYLPCIYSVTPEFYASCSLNFPSLLASMEMIYQYRPDQIIVSTPGPVGILGMIMAGLLGIDCVSIYHTDFAAQAEYLFEDEALVGLIQVCINRFYSFSNRIKVPTNEYIKILSQQNYAMDKMSIFKRGFTVEDFKPSLSWKKAFKKEKGIKSGTILMWAGRVSKDKNLEFLIDTYQKACEKIPDLNLVLCGNGPDFEFFKSLCQPFDRIHLKGYVENKELQQYYEISDIFVFPSTTDTFGMVILEAQAKGLFALVTDVGGPREIIDNGVTGKVLSLSDADAWVEQICSVHTMKSECPNDFAMMRAACQDRIKTQYSWDEALNDILGGTKKMKSAISSPVSPRPDIALENDLVCLKSERILKKNVA
- a CDS encoding bifunctional diguanylate cyclase/phosphodiesterase — protein: MKDKKHSELQSGLIFFCCFIAMLIWGLTLNQLHKSKNFLLHNLKREQNNIIGILTENMFQALEQKRPIELLAQKWFSDHQQKSLNDITNFINGERTFNRVVLYRLSGETFYQSSPLQLPPENQEHIKYHINEMAINHKAMILNCQIDSMKTSWQMPILFPLKQGKNIQGAMLLELDIGYILNLFRDIDIGKKGNITIFNKQCKKLIRFENGGLIIESSLSEKPTVAYMQNVSGSKILQFPGQEEYCLSYKHVRNYPFIITVSQELKEFFSSFYQNTKQQIWSLSILTCFCFIGLWLLCKMINKKQQYLIELKASNAKNNELIVQLEQKHQTAVNEASFDPLTGLYNRRLFISLAKKNLALGKRNSFVYAILFIDLDRFKSINDTLGHLIGDLLLKAVAERLVDCTRKSDIVARFGGDEFVVMLANLETEQNISPIAEKIITVVSEPFKNIDGHLVTTSPSIGISIFPSDGEDIESLLENADAAMYNSKRSGRGLYSFFDTSLNTVSIQDLGLEQRMPSAIANNEFILHYQPIIRLTDFRVVGLEALIRWQHPDYHLVYPSDFIKTAEDTDLITTLDNWVLEAACQQIVKWRSAGLKVVPVAVNVSPVLLKSKKYPDLFFETLSRNQLLPENITIEVTRTAFIEGKNNVIENLEIFLSKGVRISLDNFGNGNGNGISNLNRISSLPIRTLKIDRRFIQKIRNNFNDNSIILSTIVLAKKLNLTVVATGIETHEQLVNLKVAGCDQVQGYFFSRPVPERQIREFLISPLRSIPA
- a CDS encoding phosphate/phosphite/phosphonate ABC transporter substrate-binding protein, translated to MKNFFIIFLIFFGLLFFHKTSPAFESSDADNTTKTPLSFSLIPKKNIDQQISNLAPLFQLLEEKLYRPIKIIRPHSYQAVIEGILSHTIDFAILGPASYAKARARDNRVDAFASFTTKKGFTTPQGSYYHSILFTLRHTGCDTIEKLKGKKIALTDPASTSGAIIPNMVFSKHIGQPLQTFFGTHVYTGSHDRSIKAIANGFVDAAFVASVRIDEAVQKKLIPPDQIVILWRSNPIHYDPFVFGGSVNEPLRTQLKNIILSSASPQLEQMLNNMQLTGIEKVCNEDYQAIHDIIAVQTQKNK
- a CDS encoding ATP-binding protein, with product MHINQCTDETDELYEIDEGNIIPLEQLEQIREYLFLSTNQLSESVCQKSEFKQIVLKQKQSEDQLILYKDHLEEQIVELKKANQILKKEIDHANKIEQELKKRMRTEIKEKKTLESECREMESMLRQSQKMEAIGTLAGGIAHDFNNILFPVIGFAQMIDQDLPHDNPMKSQIKGILNGACRAKELVQQILTFSRQTDKEYHPLKVQLIIKELLKFSRATLPASIKIFTDIPNDVGMVMADPTQVHQIVMNLITNALHAMEEKGGELTVKLREVDLKKNAVPSPDLAPGSYICLEVTDTGIGMDEITVKRIFEPYFTTKEEGKGTGLGLALIHGIVKDYHGKIMVYSSPDKGTSFFIYLPCIKSPKKQTAHRIQSNYKPNGNEHILIVDDEINITIMFKNILTYFGYQVSSYSNSIEALEAFRNSPEIYDMVITDMTMPNLAGEKLIMEIKKIQPAIPIILCTGFSKKTATSRTIDFKPDKILMKPVLQDELLTSIREIFDSRTGMAMKHIQNHVL